The genomic segment TCTCTTTACATGATTTTATAAAGTTTGTTCAAAATATCCCAATGGATAAGTTTGATTATCGTTACGCAGAAGGAAAATGGACCATTAAAGATATTATCCAGCATATTATGGATTGCGAACGTATTTTTGCTTATCGCGCATTGCGATTTTCGAGAAATGATAAAACGCCTTTGCCAAGTTTTGAAGAGGATGATTATGCAAATAGTACAGATTCAGGAAGTAGAAGTATACAAAGTTTATTGACTGAATTGTCAGCATTAAGACATTCTAATTTATTATTTTTCAAAAGTTTATCCGAAGAACAACTGAAAAGAATTGGTACAGCTTCTAACAATCAAATTTCTGTGCGTGCGTTAGGTTTTGTGATTATTGGTCACCAAAAGCATCATCAAA from the uncultured Flavobacterium sp. genome contains:
- a CDS encoding DinB family protein gives rise to the protein MNADQLTENEYSGGFSNYIKEAGNVNLFEELEISLHDFIKFVQNIPMDKFDYRYAEGKWTIKDIIQHIMDCERIFAYRALRFSRNDKTPLPSFEEDDYANSTDSGSRSIQSLLTELSALRHSNLLFFKSLSEEQLKRIGTASNNQISVRALGFVIIGHQKHHQKVFEERYL